CGTGGTGGCCGTGAACTATGGCTCGCGCGCTGAAATCACCAGCGCGGTTCAGGCGGTCGTGAACGAGGCCCTGGCCCAGCAGGAAGCTGGCCTGGAAGTTGCCGCCGTTACCCCCGAGGCCATTGCATCCCACCTGCATACCGCTTCCATCCCCGACCCAGACCTGGTCATTCGCACGAGTGGCGAAATGCGCCTTTCGAATTTCCTGCTCTGGCAGATCGCCTATTCCGAGTTCTATTGCACGCCTGTGCTCTGGCCCGATTTCAATCGCTACGACTTCCTTCGCGCGATTTTGAACTTCCAGGGTCGTGCCCGCAGGTACGGGGGAGTGTAGCGTGTCGAGTAACTCGTTCGAGGCCGAAGAGCAGACGCGTGGGCAGCGCGCGCGGCGTGCGGTGAGCAATGCTCCGCACAAGGCCAAGCAGGTTGCCTACGAGAAGACGCCCGATCGCTTCAAGAACGCTACCAGCCTGCAGGTGCGCTTCCGCACGGGCGTAGTGTACGTGCTCGTTTCCATCCTTGCCGTGCTGGCAACCGACATCACTACCGTTGTGTACCTGTCGCTTGTGTCGGGCATTTGCGCAGGCGAGTTCTATTACATGATGCGTGCTGACGCGAAGCTTCCCAACGAGACCATTGGCGTGGTGGGTGCCGTGGCGTACCCCGTTGCCATGTGGCTCTGGGGCCTTACGGGCATTGCCCTGGTTGCCGTGCTGCACATGATGGCCCTGTTCATCTGGTATGTGTACTGGATGCGCGCTCGCGTTGGCGACGTTGCCATCAGCTTCTTCGGCGCAGGCTATACGGGCATGCTGCTTTCCAGTCTTATCCTTTTGCGTCATTCCGTCCCCGACCCCTGGGGTGGCGTCATTCTGCTCGTGGTGTTCTGCAGCATCTGGTTCAACGATGCCGCTGCATACCTGTTTGGCAGCAAGTTTGGCAAGCACAAGCTCGCGCCGCGTACCAGCCCCAAGAAGAGCTGGGAAGGCCTCATCGCCGGCCTGGTGGTGTCGGGCGGCGTGTGGTGCGTTATGTCATTCATTCCGGGTGTCACCATGCCCATTCCCATGGCCATTTTGTTTGGCGTGCTGTGCGGTGGTGCCGGCGTGGTGGGCGACCTTGCCGAAAGCCGTATCAAGCGCAATGTGGGCGTGAAAGATTCCGGCACTATCATGCCTGGTCACGGTGGTCTGCTCGACCGATGCGATTCGTTGTTCTTTGCTTCGGTGGCAGCGTATATCTTGCTTCTTATTGGAGGTTGCATTCCCTATGTCGCAGTGTAAGCGTATTGCCGTTCTTGGTTCTACCGGCTCCATTGGCGTTCAAACGCTCGATGTGGCAAGGCAGCACGCTAGCGAACTGCGGGTCGTAGCTCTTGCGTGTGGCAGGCGCGTCGATACCATGATCGAACAGGCGCGCGCATGCGGCGCCACGTATGTGGCATGTGGTCTGGAAGAAGCTCCCGAAGTTTCCGCCGACCTTACCGGTCTTGATTATGCGGTGGGTATGGATGCGGTTGTCTCCCTGGTTCGCTTGCCCGAAGTTGACATTGTGGTGAATGCCCTGGTGGGCGCTGCTGGCCTGCGTGCGAGCTACGAAACGCTGCGTGCGGGCAAGGTGCTTGCGCTGGCGAACAAGGAATCCCTGGTGGTTGGCGGCGACCTGATCATGCCGCTTGCCGCGCAGGTCGATGCCCAGCGTCGCGCGAGCGGCGTTGCCCCTGCTGTGGGGCCCGCGGGTGCCCTCATGCCCATTGATAGCGAACATGGGGCCATCTACCAGTGCCTGCTGGGCGAAGAGCACAAGGAAGTCAGCTGCCTATGGGTAACGGCATCCGGTGGCCCGTTCCGTGGCCGTACGCGCAACGAGCTTGCAGACATTACGCCTGCTCAGGCTCTGGCGCATCCCACGTGGAACATGGGCCCGAAGATCACCATCGACAGCAGCACGCTCATGAACAAGGGTCTCGAGGTCATCGAGGCGCATCATCTGTTCAACATGCCCTACGACCGCATCAAGGTGGTCGTGCAGCCGCAGAGCGCCATTCATTCCATGGTGGAATTCACCGATGGCAGCGTGAAGGCTCATCTGGGCACCACCGATATGCGCATTCCCATTCAGTTTGCGCTCAGCTATCCCAAGCGCTGGGAAGCTCCCGTCGAGCCGCTCGATTTCACGAAGCTGGGAAGCCTGGAGTTCTATCCGGCCGACACCAAGACGTTCCGCTGCCTTGAGCTTGCCCGCATGGCGGGTACGGCGGGTGGCACGCTTCCGTGTGCCATGAATGCCGCCAACGAAGTTGCCGTTGCGTCGTTCTTGGCAGGGGAGTGCAGCTACCTGGGCATTGCCGAAACCGTCGAGCGCGTCATGGATGCGCACGCGAACGCTGCCGTGGAAAGCTTGGAGCAGCTTGCGGCCGTAGACGCCGCGTCGCGCGAAGCGGCGCGCGGATTTATCGCCGCGCAGTAGTTCTTGCCAGCTGCCGTTGGCCCTGCTGCTTGGGCTGCTAGATCTTCGCCGCGGATGTATCGGTGCGGAAATTGCCACTTACGTTTTTCCGGAAAAACGTGCCATTTGGCATGATTTGCAGGCTGAATATCGTCTGAGTCTTTTGTGAACTGGGAAAACGTTCATGCGCTTGCATTGGCTGGGGGCAACCGCTTTCAGCGATGCATTGCCTCTAGCGCGGGCCTCGTCTTTAGCTCATACCCCAAACGAAAGGACCCCCGATGCTATCGCGTCGGGGGTCCTTCTGCGTTAGTGATTATCGTTGCGCTACGGCAGGATGAAGCTCAGAATGCCGGACTGCAGGAACACCAGGCAGCAGAGCACTACCAGGAAGCCCACGCTCCAGGGCAGAACGCTCTTCATGATGTCGGCTTCGCGCTCGTCGGTGGCAACGGCGGCGATGGCCAGCGACTGCGGGCTGATCATCTTGCCCACGACGCCACCCATGGTGTTGGCAGCCAGGAACAGGTCGGGCGTAACGTTCGCCAGGGCCGGGTTCGCCTGGGCTGCAGAGTACTGCAGGCTCGAGAACAGGGCGTTTGCGCTCGTGTCGCTGCCCGTAACGGCGGTGCCAACCCAGCCGAGCAGGGGAGAGATGAACGCGAACGCGGGGCCTGCGCCTGCCAGGAACTCGCCGATGCTGATGGTCTGGCCGCTGAAGTTCATCACGTAGGCCAGGGACAGAACCAGCACGATGGTAAGGGCGGAGAAGCGCATGCGATAGCACGTCTTGCCCAGTTCCTGCACGGCTGCGCCCATCGACATCTGGTAGCGGCCCTTTTCGTTGAAGATCGTGTAGATGAGAGCCGAAATCATGCCAGCAACGAGCAGCATGGTGCCGGGCGTGGAGAGCAGGTTGAGAGTGAACGTGGTGCCCGGGTCCTTGCCGGCAGCGGAAAGGATGGTGCCACCCGAAATGACGGGCCAGGCGATCTTGATGTCGGTGGAGGAGAGCAGCGAGGGAATGCCCAGCTTGCAGATGCCGAATACCAGAACGACAACGATGTAGGGAACGAGCGCCATGAAGATGCGGGTGCCGTTCAGCTCGCTAGCGGCTTCTGCCGTTACGGGCGGCAGACCGAAGTCCTTGCGCACTGCTTCGACGCCACGGGGCTTCCAGAAGCGCATGAACGCAACGAGCGCTGCCATGGACACGAGTGCGGCTACGACGTCGGTGAGCTCGTAGGCGAAGTGGTTGGAGCACCACCACTGCGTGATGGCGAAGGAGCCACCCACGACCATGGCGGGAATCCAGCATTCACGTGCGCCGCGCTTGCCGTCGAGGATGATGACGAGCAGCAGCGGTACGGACAGTGCGAACAGGGGAGCCTGATAGCCAACGATGGCGGCAACGTGCTGGGCGGTAGCGCTTGCAACGGAAGCATCGCCACCGGCAACCATGTTGCCAGCCGTGGTGATGGGCGTTGCCACGGCGCCGTACGCAACGGGAGCCGTGTTGGCCAGCATAACGGCCAGGGCGGCACGCTTGGGCTTTACGCCCAGGGCAAGAATCATGGTTGCCGTAATGGCGATGGGGGCGCCGAAGCCAGCCAGGGCTTCCAGCAGACCGCCAAAGCTGAAGGCGATGAGCATGGCCTGGATGCGGATGTCGCCGCCGCCAACCTTGTCGAAGAACCTGCGCAGGTCCTCGCTGCGGCCCGAGCGGACCGTAACCTCGTAGAACCAAACGGCAAGAAGAATGATGTATACGATGGGGAATGCGCCGAACGCAGCACCCTGCGTGGCGGAAATAAGGGCGTAGCCAATGGGCATCTGGAATGCCACGACGGCAACGATGAGGGCCGCGACCAACGCCACAGCGGCCGAGATGTGAGCCTTTGCCTTTACCCCAATGAGCATGACGAAGAACGTAAGCAGGGGCACGCAGGCTACAAGAGCGGAAAGGCCCAGATTGCCTGCAACCGGATCGGTTAACGCTTGAAACATAAACAAACTTTCTCGAAAACTGCACTACCACGCGCAGCAGAGGGGGCGTTGCGCGTGGGGGTAATACTATCGTTAGCCCTTTTTTGCAACCCACTCTTTGCGGTCAGCGGTGGAAATCGTCCGATGTGCGTTACCACACATTTTCAGTTTTGTGTAAAGAATCTGGAGAGTGGAGGAATTATGTCGCTATTCGGAGAGTAAGGAAGTCGCATTACCTGCATAGGAAATAGGTGCCTGTGGGCTTATGAAAAGCATGGATTACGCCCTCTGCGACCCATTCAATTTGCTCGCATATCATGCTCTATCAGAAGTGGAAATAATATCTATCTGGGTAATCAATAGTAGCACCCTTCGTGCTATCCCCTTTTGGGGACGCGCGTGAGAAAAATAATACCGTTGATGCGATTCCCCCTTTCGTTACCTTGCCGTATAAATCCCTTCGACACTTTTGGGCGCACTATGCCGTGGTGCGCTTTGAGTGGAAAGAGAAGGTAAGACGAGAAGAAGCAAAGGAAGGGAAAGCATGGATCTAACGAGACGTAGCTTTTTCAAGGCCTCTGCGCTGGCGCTAGCCGGCTCTATGGCCTATGAGCTCTCGTCAGCTTCCGAAGCATTCGCCATGGATGCCGACGATAGCTGGAAACTCGTGAACACCGAGGAATACACCAACATCTGCTGCTATTGCTCTGGCGGCTGCGGTGTCATCTGCTCGGTTCGCGACGGCGAGCTCATCAACATCGAGGGTGACCCCGATCATGTCATCAACGAAGGTGGCCTGTGCCCGAAGGGTGCGACCATGTTCCAGCTCATCAAGGTCGTTGACGACAAGACCGGCGAGATCATCCCGAACCCCAATCGCGTGTACAACCCCATGGTGCGCCGCCCGTACTCCACGGAGTGGGAAGAAATCACCTGGGAAGAGGCAATCGACGAGATCTGCCGCCACGTGAAGGATACGCGTGACCAGTACTTCATCGAGAAGGATGAAGACGGCAAGACGGTCAACCGTCTGGAGGCCATTGGCCACCTGGGCGGCTCTCAGCAGAATTCCGAGGAAGAATACCTCATCCTGAAGTTCATGCGTTCGCTTGGCCTGGTGGCGGTTGATAACCAGGCTCGAGTTTGACACAGCTCTACGGTTGCCGGTCTGGCACCTTCATTCGGTCGTGGCTCCATGACGAGCCACTGGGAAGACTTTGCTAACGCTGATGTCATCCTCACCTGCGGTTCCAACAACGCAGAGAACCATCCCGTTTCCATGAAATGGGTCAATCGCGCCCTCGATGCTGGCGCGAAGTGGATCGTCGTCGACCCGCGCTACACGCGTTCGGCCGCCCTTTCCGACTTGTACTGCCCCATCCGCTCCGGTACGGACATCGCCTTCTACGGCGGCATGATCAACTACATCCTGGAGCATGACAAGTGGCAGCACGAGTACTGCCTCAACTACACCAATATCTCTTACCTGATCAATCCTGACTTTAGCTTCGATCCCACCACGGGCGAGTTCACGGGCTGGGATGAGTCCTCGAAATCCTACGTCACCACCACGTGGGGCTATCAGACGGATTCCGAGACCGAATGGGACACCTCCGAGACCGGCACCTACAGCTGGGTTTCGAAGGACGGCGTGCCCCACTTCGACACTCCCACGCTGAAGACCCCCAAGAAGGACCCCACGCTGCAGGATCCCAACTGCGTGTACCAGGTGATGAAGGAGCATTACTCCCGCTACACCATCGACACCGTTGCCAGCATCTGCGGCATGGACGCCGAGACGCTCGAGCAGGTTTACGAGCTGTACACCAGCACGGGCGAAGCCGGCAAGGCCGGTACCATCCTGTACGCCATTGGCCAGACGCAGCATCACTACGGCGCTAACAACGCTCGCGCGATGTGCATCGTCCAGCTGCTGCTGGGCAACATCGGCGTTCCTGGTGGTGGCCTGAACGCCCTGCGTGGCGAGCCGAACGTACAGGGCTGCACGGACATGTGCATCATGCCCGCCGACCTGCCCGGCTACCTGCATTGGCCCGACGCGGACAGCACGCCCACGCTGGCCGACTGGTGCGCTCACGAGACCTACTCCGACGGCTACTACACCAACAAGCCCAAGTTCATGGTGAGCTTCCTGAAGAGCTGGTTCGGCGAGAACGCCACGTTCGACAACGATTATGGCTATGGCTGGCTGCCCAAGGTCCACAAGCCCGGCAACTGGACGAGCATCCGTACCTTCGAGCACATGGCCGAGGGCACGATGAAGGGCTACTTCGCCCTGGGTCAGAACCCGGCTCACTCCGGTGGCAACACCAAGTCCATCCGTCAGAGCCTGGCGAACCTGGATTGGCTGGTGAACGCCGACATCGTCATGACGGAAACTGGCAGCTTCTGGGATGCGCCCGACATGGACGCCACCAAGATCGGCACGGAATGCTACTTCCTGCCCGTTGCCTCCATCGTGGAGAAGCCCGGTACCATCCTGAACTCCGGCCGTCTGATGCAGTGGCGCCAGAAGGCCATCGAGCCGCAGGGAGATACCAAGACCGACCTGCAGATCATGAACCTGCTGCACAAGAAGATGGTCGAGCTCTACGACAAGGAAGGCGGCGTCTGCCCCGAGCCCATCACGAAGGTCAAGTGGGACTACGAGACCGATGGCGAAGCGGACTTCCGCAAGGTTGCCTGGGAGCTCAACGGCTATAACGTGGCCACCACCGACTTCGACAAGAATCAGCCCGACCTGCTGTCCGGCTTCGCGAAGCTGGCAGCTGACGGTTCCACCGCCTGCGGCATCTGGATCTACAGCGGCTTCTACAACAACAACGATGCTCCGCTCGACCCGGCTCAGCAGCCTGTGGCACGTCGTGGCCAGGACGACCCCGGCAACATTTATCTGCATCCGAAGTGGGCATTCAGCTGGCCCGCAAACCGCCGTATCATCTACAACCGCGCGTCTGCCGACATGAACGGCCAGCCGTGGAACCCCGATAAGGTGGCCGTGAAGTGGGATAGCGCAAGCAACTCCTGGATCACGAACGACGTGCCCGACTTCGGTGCTACCAAGACCGACGCCAGCGGCGCAACGGTTCAGGTCGAGCCGAACAACAAGGCATTCATCATGCGCTGGGAACAGAACGCGTGTCTGTTCAGCAGCGGCATGAAGGACATGCCCCTGCCCGAGTTCTACGAGCCCTATGAGAGCCCCACGGACAACATCCTGAACGGCCGCAACGAGTCCCCGATGATTCAGTTCGCGGAGGACCCGAGCGTCAAGCGCGGCGATCGCAGCGAGTATCCCATCGTTGCCACCACGTACTCCGTCACGGAGCACTGGCAGACCGGTGGCCAGACGCATTGCTGTCCTGCGCTGAACGAAGCTCAGCCGAAGCAGTTCTGCGAGATCAGCGAGGAGCTGGCAGCCGAAAAGGGCATCAAGAACGGCGACATGGTTCGCATCTGGAACAACCGTGGCGACATCAAGATGTACGCGATGGTTACCCGTCGTCTGGTTCCGCTGCAGGTTAACGGTGAGACCGTGCACGAGATCGGCATGATCCACCACTGGGGCTGGGCCAACACCTTCACGGGCAGCGATCTGACCAACGATCTGACGCCCAACGTTGGTGACCCGAACAGCTTCATTCCGGAATACAAGGCGTTCCTCGTGAACATCGAGAAGGCATAAGGAGGGAAACGATAATGAGCGACAAGGCTATTCTGTTTGACTCGTCCAAGTGCACTGGCTGCAAGGGCTGCCAGGTGGCTTGCAAGACGTGGAACAATCTCCCTTCCAGCCTGGAATACAACGCCGGCGAGTTCACCGGTTCGCTGCAGAACCCCATCGACCTGAACGGCACCACGCGCCGCATCGTCACCTACAACGAGGCGGACAATGGCAAGAAGTATGGCGTGAACTGGGCATTTGGTCAGCGTGCTTGCATGCACTGCGACAACCCCAGCTGCGTTTCCGTATGCCCCAGCGGCTGCCTCTCGGTGGACGAGTCCACTGGCTTCGTCACCGTTGACGAGGACAAGTGCATCGGCTGCCAGTACTGCCGCAGCGCCTGCCCGTTCGACGTACCGCGCCACACGGGCGTGAACGTCGTGGGTGGCGGCATCGTGGTGAACAAGTGCACCGGCTGCGTGGACCGCATCAAGCAGGGCCGCCAGCCCGCTTGCGTGACCACCTGCCAGCCTGGCGCGCTGCAGTTCGGCGACCGCGACGAGATGCTCGCAATTGCGCACGAGCGCGTTGAGAAGCTCAAGGCCAAGGGCTTTGCGGATGCCCGCGTGTACGGCGAGACCGAAGTGGGCGGCACGCACCAGATCATGGTGCTGAAGTACCCCATCTCGCAGTACGAGCTGCCCGAGAACCCCGAGCGCAACGGCCTGGTCGACGCCCTTGGCTTCATGAAGCCGCTCACGGGCGTGGGCGCCGCCGCTCTCGTTGCCGGCCTGGGCCTGTCGTTCCTCACGGGCGTTGGCTACAAGCGTCACGAGATGCGCTATGACGAGAAGGCTCACGACGTCATCGACGTCGAGACCGGCGAGGTTATCAAGCACATCGACAAGGAAGCTGGTGAGCGATAATGGCAACCAAACGTTATATCAAGCGCCATTCGCTGCAGACGCGCGTCACCCATGGCATCGTCGTGTTCAGCTGCATCTGGCTCATGATCAGCGGCCTGTTCGTGTTCGTTCCCGCACTTGCCGCGTGGAACCCCGGTCTGGCCCAGGGCATGCGCATCAGCCACCGCGTGGTGGGCTGCATCTTCATCCTGGCTCCCATCGTGAGCGCCATTGCCGCTCCCGGCGGGTTCAAGGAGTTCCTGGCCAAGTACTTCACCAAGTGGACCAAGGAAGACGTCGAGTTCGTCTTGAAGTTCGTGCCCTACATGCTTGGGCCGAAACGCGTCCACATGCCCGACCAGGACGAAGTGAAGAGCGGTCAGCGTATTGCCGATGGTATGCTCATCCTGGGTGGCATCCTCATGGCCATCTCCGGTGTGGTTCTGTGGCTGGGCACGAGCGTGTTCAACGTCGATGCGGGTACGCTGCAGGTCATGCGTTTCATCCACGACCTGTTCTTCCTGCTGCTCGTGATTTTCGTCGTCGCCCACATCTATCTGGGTGCTGGCGTATTCCAGCCCTATCGCGGTACCATTAAGCTGATGTTCGGCAAGGGCGAAGTCGCCGAGTCCGACGCTCTGTACCACTGGGGCTTCTGGGCCCGTAAGGAAATCGAAGACGGCAAGAACGTCGTCGTTCGGGAAGAGAAGTAGTTTATGGATCTGAAGCTTGTTCACGAAGCCGTAGAGGCATATGCCAACGATGCCGAGGCGGCAGACCGGGCACGGCTTGAGTTCTTCGAAGGGCTCTTCGCGATTCAGCAGGAGCAGGCGGACCTCGTAGCTGCGGAATGTGGCTACGAGGCGCCCGCCGCCGAAGACGCCGGCGCCTGGTACTGGGAAGGCGAGGCCGCTCTGGCCCATGCCCCCATCTCCATCGACGCCGCGTCGTTTTCGGGCTTTGCCGCGAAGGTCGCCGCCTACATGGCCGAGCACGCGGGTTTTGCCGAGCAGGCAGCCGCGGCGCTCGCTGCGTACGACTGGGAAGCGTTCTGCCAGAAGGCCGACCTTTCCCTGGCGGGACGTGACCCCATGGCGTTCCTGGAGGACTTCCTGGTGCGCATCGACGAGTTCGACGTTCCCGCCGAACTGCCCGCCAATGTGGCGGCGCTCGTCGTTCGCGCTGCGTTGCGTCCCTATCTGCAGGTTGCCCAGGAAGCCGTCATGGCTGCTCTGGGCGACGAGGTGAACCGTCGTGCGGGCGATGCCCCCGTGGCTTGCCCCGTGTGTGGTACGCCCGCCGGTGCCTCCATCGTTCACGATGGTGGCGCGCAGGGTGCCAGCGGCCGCGAGCAGTTCTGCTCGTCGTGCGGCTGCCAGTGGCCCTACGAGCGCATTCGCTGCGGCGTGTGCGGCCAGAAGAACCAGGGTCACCTGCATTACTTCCACATCGAGGGCGATTCGGCCCATCGTCTGCAGAAGTGCGACGA
This genomic stretch from Denitrobacterium detoxificans harbors:
- a CDS encoding 4Fe-4S dicluster domain-containing protein, whose protein sequence is MSDKAILFDSSKCTGCKGCQVACKTWNNLPSSLEYNAGEFTGSLQNPIDLNGTTRRIVTYNEADNGKKYGVNWAFGQRACMHCDNPSCVSVCPSGCLSVDESTGFVTVDEDKCIGCQYCRSACPFDVPRHTGVNVVGGGIVVNKCTGCVDRIKQGRQPACVTTCQPGALQFGDRDEMLAIAHERVEKLKAKGFADARVYGETEVGGTHQIMVLKYPISQYELPENPERNGLVDALGFMKPLTGVGAAALVAGLGLSFLTGVGYKRHEMRYDEKAHDVIDVETGEVIKHIDKEAGER
- a CDS encoding formate dehydrogenase subunit gamma, whose translation is MATKRYIKRHSLQTRVTHGIVVFSCIWLMISGLFVFVPALAAWNPGLAQGMRISHRVVGCIFILAPIVSAIAAPGGFKEFLAKYFTKWTKEDVEFVLKFVPYMLGPKRVHMPDQDEVKSGQRIADGMLILGGILMAISGVVLWLGTSVFNVDAGTLQVMRFIHDLFFLLLVIFVVAHIYLGAGVFQPYRGTIKLMFGKGEVAESDALYHWGFWARKEIEDGKNVVVREEK
- a CDS encoding L-lactate permease, giving the protein MFQALTDPVAGNLGLSALVACVPLLTFFVMLIGVKAKAHISAAVALVAALIVAVVAFQMPIGYALISATQGAAFGAFPIVYIILLAVWFYEVTVRSGRSEDLRRFFDKVGGGDIRIQAMLIAFSFGGLLEALAGFGAPIAITATMILALGVKPKRAALAVMLANTAPVAYGAVATPITTAGNMVAGGDASVASATAQHVAAIVGYQAPLFALSVPLLLVIILDGKRGARECWIPAMVVGGSFAITQWWCSNHFAYELTDVVAALVSMAALVAFMRFWKPRGVEAVRKDFGLPPVTAEAASELNGTRIFMALVPYIVVVLVFGICKLGIPSLLSSTDIKIAWPVISGGTILSAAGKDPGTTFTLNLLSTPGTMLLVAGMISALIYTIFNEKGRYQMSMGAAVQELGKTCYRMRFSALTIVLVLSLAYVMNFSGQTISIGEFLAGAGPAFAFISPLLGWVGTAVTGSDTSANALFSSLQYSAAQANPALANVTPDLFLAANTMGGVVGKMISPQSLAIAAVATDEREADIMKSVLPWSVGFLVVLCCLVFLQSGILSFILP
- a CDS encoding formate dehydrogenase accessory protein FdhE codes for the protein MDLKLVHEAVEAYANDAEAADRARLEFFEGLFAIQQEQADLVAAECGYEAPAAEDAGAWYWEGEAALAHAPISIDAASFSGFAAKVAAYMAEHAGFAEQAAAALAAYDWEAFCQKADLSLAGRDPMAFLEDFLVRIDEFDVPAELPANVAALVVRAALRPYLQVAQEAVMAALGDEVNRRAGDAPVACPVCGTPAGASIVHDGGAQGASGREQFCSSCGCQWPYERIRCGVCGQKNQGHLHYFHIEGDSAHRLQKCDDCGQYERVVFQSDIKTAPCMDVEDVVMARLDHVALDPRFRVEKEA
- a CDS encoding molybdopterin-dependent oxidoreductase encodes the protein MDLTRRSFFKASALALAGSMAYELSSASEAFAMDADDSWKLVNTEEYTNICCYCSGGCGVICSVRDGELINIEGDPDHVINEGGLCPKGATMFQLIKVVDDKTGEIIPNPNRVYNPMVRRPYSTEWEEITWEEAIDEICRHVKDTRDQYFIEKDEDGKTVNRLEAIGHLGGSQQNSEEEYLILKFMRSLGLVAVDNQARVUHSSTVAGLAPSFGRGSMTSHWEDFANADVILTCGSNNAENHPVSMKWVNRALDAGAKWIVVDPRYTRSAALSDLYCPIRSGTDIAFYGGMINYILEHDKWQHEYCLNYTNISYLINPDFSFDPTTGEFTGWDESSKSYVTTTWGYQTDSETEWDTSETGTYSWVSKDGVPHFDTPTLKTPKKDPTLQDPNCVYQVMKEHYSRYTIDTVASICGMDAETLEQVYELYTSTGEAGKAGTILYAIGQTQHHYGANNARAMCIVQLLLGNIGVPGGGLNALRGEPNVQGCTDMCIMPADLPGYLHWPDADSTPTLADWCAHETYSDGYYTNKPKFMVSFLKSWFGENATFDNDYGYGWLPKVHKPGNWTSIRTFEHMAEGTMKGYFALGQNPAHSGGNTKSIRQSLANLDWLVNADIVMTETGSFWDAPDMDATKIGTECYFLPVASIVEKPGTILNSGRLMQWRQKAIEPQGDTKTDLQIMNLLHKKMVELYDKEGGVCPEPITKVKWDYETDGEADFRKVAWELNGYNVATTDFDKNQPDLLSGFAKLAADGSTACGIWIYSGFYNNNDAPLDPAQQPVARRGQDDPGNIYLHPKWAFSWPANRRIIYNRASADMNGQPWNPDKVAVKWDSASNSWITNDVPDFGATKTDASGATVQVEPNNKAFIMRWEQNACLFSSGMKDMPLPEFYEPYESPTDNILNGRNESPMIQFAEDPSVKRGDRSEYPIVATTYSVTEHWQTGGQTHCCPALNEAQPKQFCEISEELAAEKGIKNGDMVRIWNNRGDIKMYAMVTRRLVPLQVNGETVHEIGMIHHWGWANTFTGSDLTNDLTPNVGDPNSFIPEYKAFLVNIEKA
- a CDS encoding phosphatidate cytidylyltransferase, with product MSSNSFEAEEQTRGQRARRAVSNAPHKAKQVAYEKTPDRFKNATSLQVRFRTGVVYVLVSILAVLATDITTVVYLSLVSGICAGEFYYMMRADAKLPNETIGVVGAVAYPVAMWLWGLTGIALVAVLHMMALFIWYVYWMRARVGDVAISFFGAGYTGMLLSSLILLRHSVPDPWGGVILLVVFCSIWFNDAAAYLFGSKFGKHKLAPRTSPKKSWEGLIAGLVVSGGVWCVMSFIPGVTMPIPMAILFGVLCGGAGVVGDLAESRIKRNVGVKDSGTIMPGHGGLLDRCDSLFFASVAAYILLLIGGCIPYVAV
- the dxr gene encoding 1-deoxy-D-xylulose-5-phosphate reductoisomerase, which encodes MSQCKRIAVLGSTGSIGVQTLDVARQHASELRVVALACGRRVDTMIEQARACGATYVACGLEEAPEVSADLTGLDYAVGMDAVVSLVRLPEVDIVVNALVGAAGLRASYETLRAGKVLALANKESLVVGGDLIMPLAAQVDAQRRASGVAPAVGPAGALMPIDSEHGAIYQCLLGEEHKEVSCLWVTASGGPFRGRTRNELADITPAQALAHPTWNMGPKITIDSSTLMNKGLEVIEAHHLFNMPYDRIKVVVQPQSAIHSMVEFTDGSVKAHLGTTDMRIPIQFALSYPKRWEAPVEPLDFTKLGSLEFYPADTKTFRCLELARMAGTAGGTLPCAMNAANEVAVASFLAGECSYLGIAETVERVMDAHANAAVESLEQLAAVDAASREAARGFIAAQ